One region of Clavibacter michiganensis subsp. tessellarius genomic DNA includes:
- a CDS encoding polyprenyl synthetase family protein yields MPESDRLVSHVQTRLDDFLAAQAAGLREISPDLTPVHEFSADLLRGGKRFRAQFCYWGWRSVIDLEPSPAGRPPGEERPGYRAVVGVAAGLEVFHAAALVHDDIIDRSDTRRGRPAAHRRLEALHAASGWGGSSAAFGEAGAILLGDLLLGWSDELLIDSLLALADGSAARATRAELATMRTQVTLGQYLDVLEEVAWPTVDEDDTLARAHNVVVYKSAKYSIEAPLVVGASLAGASAAQVAALRAVGLPLGIAFQLRDDVLGVYGDSAVTGKPSGDDLREGKRTVLVALARRRLPDGVRRTVDALLGDPELDDEQIRVLQSILRESGALDEVEGMIARNVRESLAALRDAPISPRARNQLELLVDGVTRRVT; encoded by the coding sequence GTGCCCGAAAGCGACCGCCTCGTCAGCCACGTCCAGACCCGCCTCGACGACTTCCTGGCGGCGCAGGCGGCGGGGCTCCGGGAGATCAGCCCGGATCTGACGCCCGTCCACGAGTTCTCCGCGGATCTGCTGAGAGGCGGCAAGAGGTTCCGGGCGCAGTTCTGCTATTGGGGTTGGCGCTCGGTCATCGACCTCGAGCCCTCCCCCGCGGGACGCCCTCCGGGCGAGGAGCGGCCGGGCTACCGGGCGGTCGTCGGCGTCGCCGCCGGCCTCGAGGTGTTCCACGCCGCGGCGCTCGTGCACGACGACATCATCGACCGGTCCGACACGCGTCGAGGACGCCCCGCGGCGCACCGCCGGCTCGAGGCGCTGCACGCCGCGAGCGGATGGGGCGGGTCTTCCGCGGCCTTCGGCGAGGCCGGAGCCATCCTGCTCGGCGACCTCCTGCTCGGCTGGAGCGACGAGCTCCTCATCGACTCGCTGCTGGCGCTGGCCGACGGATCCGCCGCCCGCGCCACGCGCGCCGAGCTCGCCACCATGCGCACGCAGGTCACGCTCGGCCAGTACCTCGACGTCCTCGAGGAGGTCGCCTGGCCCACCGTCGACGAGGACGACACGCTGGCGCGGGCCCACAACGTGGTCGTCTACAAGTCGGCGAAGTACAGCATCGAGGCCCCGCTCGTCGTCGGGGCGAGCCTGGCCGGCGCCTCGGCCGCGCAGGTCGCCGCGCTGCGCGCCGTCGGCCTCCCCCTCGGCATCGCCTTCCAGCTGCGCGACGACGTGCTCGGCGTCTACGGCGACAGCGCGGTGACGGGCAAGCCGAGCGGCGACGACCTCCGCGAGGGGAAGCGCACCGTGCTGGTCGCGCTCGCCCGCCGGCGGCTGCCCGACGGCGTGCGCCGCACGGTCGACGCGCTCCTCGGCGACCCGGAGCTCGACGACGAGCAGATCCGCGTCCTCCAGTCGATCCTGCGCGAGAGCGGCGCGCTCGACGAGGTCGAGGGCATGATCGCCCGCAACGTGCGGGAGTCCCTCGCCGCGCTCCGCGACGCCCCCATCTCGCCCCGGGCGCGCAACCAGCTCGAGCTGCTCGTGGACGGCGTCACCCGACGCGTCACCTGA
- a CDS encoding LysM peptidoglycan-binding domain-containing protein, which translates to MPMTEPTPPRDPRRSSDTSTGRTATRRSKALLATMPIVLVGSLAVSLGMASPAEAAPVKRVPKAKSGPAQTKLPTVAAPTAAPAAAPMAATPSSYVVEQGDTVSSIAGRFGISTASVLAQNGLGWKTTIFPGQTLTLGGSGASSSTPSPASAPTASGSRYTVVAGDTVTGIAGKHGVSTSAVLSANGLQATSTIFPGNQLTIPGGSAPAAATAPSASPAAKAGLSGTYTIETGDTLHSIAQDSGVTVQDLLNANGLNWSSIIYAGSKLTIPHASASAVQVASVSGTTIMTDEMRTNARIIVSEGRKAGVNDYGLVIALATAAQESTLRNLDWGDRDSIGLFQQRPSQGWGQPAQLNDARYAARAFFGGPVNPNPGATRGLLDIQGWKSMTVTQAAQAVQYSAYPDAYAKWEASAWAWLDEIG; encoded by the coding sequence ATGCCCATGACCGAACCCACCCCTCCTCGCGACCCCCGCCGGTCCTCGGACACCTCGACCGGCCGGACGGCCACCCGTCGCTCCAAGGCGCTGCTGGCCACCATGCCCATCGTGCTGGTGGGATCCCTCGCGGTCAGTCTCGGCATGGCGTCGCCCGCCGAGGCCGCTCCCGTCAAGCGGGTGCCCAAGGCCAAGTCCGGCCCCGCGCAGACCAAGCTGCCGACCGTCGCCGCGCCCACCGCCGCCCCGGCCGCCGCGCCCATGGCCGCCACCCCCTCCTCCTACGTGGTGGAGCAGGGCGACACCGTCTCGAGCATCGCGGGGCGCTTCGGCATCTCCACGGCGTCCGTGCTCGCGCAGAACGGCCTCGGCTGGAAGACGACCATCTTCCCCGGCCAGACGCTCACGCTGGGCGGATCCGGCGCCTCGTCGTCGACGCCCAGCCCCGCGTCCGCTCCCACGGCGTCCGGCTCCCGCTACACCGTCGTGGCGGGCGACACGGTCACCGGCATCGCCGGCAAGCACGGCGTCTCGACCTCGGCGGTGCTGTCGGCCAACGGCCTCCAGGCCACGAGCACGATCTTCCCGGGCAACCAGCTGACCATCCCCGGCGGCTCGGCGCCGGCCGCGGCGACCGCTCCGAGCGCCTCCCCCGCCGCCAAGGCCGGGCTGAGCGGCACGTACACGATCGAGACCGGCGACACCCTGCACAGCATCGCGCAGGACTCCGGCGTCACGGTGCAGGACCTGCTGAACGCCAACGGCCTCAACTGGTCGAGCATCATCTACGCGGGCAGCAAGCTCACCATCCCGCACGCCTCCGCCTCGGCCGTCCAGGTCGCCTCGGTGAGCGGGACGACGATCATGACGGACGAGATGCGCACGAACGCGCGCATCATCGTCTCCGAGGGGCGGAAGGCCGGGGTCAACGACTACGGCCTGGTCATCGCGCTCGCCACCGCCGCGCAGGAGTCCACGCTCCGCAACCTCGACTGGGGCGACCGCGACTCCATCGGCCTGTTCCAGCAGCGCCCCAGCCAGGGCTGGGGGCAGCCCGCGCAGCTCAACGACGCGCGCTACGCGGCTCGCGCGTTCTTCGGCGGACCCGTCAACCCCAACCCGGGCGCCACGCGCGGCCTCCTCGACATCCAGGGCTGGAAGTCGATGACCGTCACGCAGGCCGCGCAGGCCGTGCAGTACTCGGCCTACCCCGACGCGTACGCGAAGTGGGAGGCGTCCGCCTGGGCCTGGCTCGACGAGATCGGCTGA
- a CDS encoding DUF3040 domain-containing protein, whose translation MMPLSEQEQRLLEEMERSLYHNDADFVATVSGRRSRPNYTMVVVGVLVIVLGIAALAAGVITKLAIIGVLGFAVMIVGALLIFSPRGGSSESVPPAGTPGAARRPAAKGGSSSFMDRVNERWEKRQGGQD comes from the coding sequence ATGATGCCGCTTTCCGAGCAAGAGCAGCGCCTGCTGGAGGAGATGGAGCGAAGCCTCTATCACAACGACGCAGACTTCGTGGCGACCGTCAGCGGCCGCCGCAGCAGACCGAACTACACGATGGTCGTCGTGGGGGTGCTCGTCATCGTCCTGGGCATCGCCGCCCTGGCCGCGGGCGTCATCACGAAGCTGGCCATCATCGGCGTCCTCGGCTTCGCCGTCATGATCGTCGGTGCCCTCCTCATCTTCAGCCCCCGCGGCGGATCGTCGGAGTCGGTGCCTCCGGCCGGCACGCCCGGCGCAGCGCGTCGCCCCGCGGCCAAGGGCGGCTCGTCCTCCTTCATGGACCGCGTCAACGAGCGCTGGGAGAAGCGCCAGGGCGGTCAGGACTGA
- the mraZ gene encoding division/cell wall cluster transcriptional repressor MraZ: MFLGTHSPRLDDKGRLILPAKFRDELEGGVVMTRGQDRCIYVFTTREFEELHDRMRQAPLASKQARDYMRVFLSGANAETPDKQHRITIPQALRTYAGLDRELAVIGAGSRVEIWDAATWDEYLTANESAFADTAEEVIPGLF; encoded by the coding sequence GTGTTCCTCGGCACCCATTCGCCTCGTCTCGACGACAAGGGGCGGCTCATCCTCCCCGCGAAGTTCCGCGACGAGCTCGAGGGCGGCGTCGTGATGACGCGCGGGCAGGACCGCTGCATCTACGTGTTCACGACGCGCGAGTTCGAGGAGCTGCACGACCGCATGCGGCAGGCGCCCCTCGCCAGCAAGCAGGCGCGCGACTACATGCGCGTCTTCCTGTCCGGGGCGAACGCAGAGACGCCGGACAAGCAGCACCGCATCACCATCCCGCAGGCGCTCCGCACCTACGCGGGCCTCGACCGCGAGCTCGCGGTCATCGGCGCGGGCAGCCGGGTCGAGATCTGGGACGCGGCCACGTGGGACGAGTACCTCACCGCCAACGAGAGCGCGTTCGCCGACACCGCGGAGGAGGTGATCCCCGGCCTGTTCTGA
- a CDS encoding Rv2175c family DNA-binding protein, translating into MNEPYADREWLTVPDLVDLLGLTVSRVRGLIEDRRLLAVRLDGVLKVPAVFLRDGEPLSELRGTIIVLGDNGFDDDEAMEWLLTEEPSLGAAPIDALLAGRKAEVRRVAQASA; encoded by the coding sequence GTGAACGAGCCCTATGCCGACCGTGAGTGGTTGACCGTCCCCGACCTCGTCGACCTCCTGGGTCTCACCGTGAGCCGCGTGCGCGGGCTGATCGAGGACCGGCGGCTGCTGGCCGTCCGCCTCGACGGCGTGCTCAAGGTCCCCGCCGTCTTCCTCCGCGACGGCGAGCCGCTCTCCGAGCTGCGCGGGACGATCATCGTCCTCGGCGACAACGGCTTCGACGACGACGAGGCGATGGAGTGGCTCCTCACCGAGGAGCCGAGCCTCGGCGCCGCGCCGATCGACGCCCTGCTGGCCGGCCGCAAGGCCGAGGTGCGCCGCGTCGCCCAGGCGAGCGCCTGA